The genomic window ATTCTCATGTACCACAGCGTTTCAGATATCTCTTCCGCCAGGCGTCATCCTTATTACGAACTGCATACTCCAGTAAGAGTTTTTGAAGAACATCTAGACTGGCTTGCCTGCAATGGATACCAGACACTCCATCTAAGCCATCTTGCATCTTCTCTGGCACAAGATCCAACGCAGAATTTCGTTGTGATCACATTCGATGATGGGTTCCGCGACTTTTATACCAGTGCATTTCCTGTTCTCAAAAAGTATGGATTCACCGCGACTGTATTCTTGCCTACAGCGTATATCGCCAATCATCGTCAGCAGTTTCTTGGCAAGGAATGCATGACATGGGATGAGGTTCGTGAGTTACATCAGGCCGGTATTGAGTTTGGGTCCCACACCGTTTCTCATCCATTTCTTTATGATTTGACCGATTCCAGGCTCGAAAAAGAGATCGCGGAATCAAAAGAAACCATTGAAGAGGAGCTGATAAGTCCTGTTGCTAGCTTCTCCCATCCTTATGCATTTCCGGCAGATTCGACCTATTCTGCACGTCTTCGGGCATTGCTTGTCAAGCATGGCTATACAACCGGAGTATGCACAACATTGGGGACGGCGAATTCCTCTTCTGACCCCTATTTTCTTCGCCGCCTTCCCATCAATGGTTTTGATGATCCTGTACTCTTTCAAGCCAAGCTTGAAGGCGCTTATGACTGGCTCGGGATCCTGCAGTCCATGAAGAAGTCCATTTCCAGGAAGAACCAGCATGGATGAGCAATTCAAACAATACGTCATCATTTCTCCCGTAAAGGATGAGGAGCGCTTTGTTCGGGAAACCCTGGAATCCGTAACGCAGCAAACGGTTCGGCCGGCACGGTGGGTTATTGTCGATGATGGATCTACCGACAGTACTCCGCACATTGTCCAGGAATTTGCTGCGCGCTTTGACTGGATCAGGCTTGTGCACACCCAGGGCGGTCCCCGTCAGCCGGGTTCCGCCGTCATTCGCGCCTTCCAATACGGGACCCAGTTTTTAAGCGACCTGGATTATGACTTCATCGTAAAACTCGATTGCGATCTGCGGCTGCCTGCTTACTATTTTGAGCTCCTTCTTCTTCGTTTCGCTCTCGACCCGGCCCTCGGAATAGCATCAGGTGTCTATCAGGAGAAAAAGCGTGGTCGAATGCAAATCGTCCCCATGCCCAAGTACCATGCAGCCGGAGCAAGCAAGCTCCTGCGCAGAAAGTGCTTTGAAGACATTGGAGGATTCATTCCAGAACGCGGATGGGACACCTTGGATGAAGTCCGTGCACATCTGCATGGATGGAAGACCTGCCATTTTTCCGATCTGGTCATGGACCATCTCAAGCCAGAAGGAACGGGCATTGGATGGATGCGCACGAACATCATGCACGGAGAAATTTACTACAAAACAGGAGGCAGCCTTCTGTTCTTTTTAGGGAAACTGGCTGCGCGGGCCATTCACGGACGGCCTTTTGTATTTGGCAGCGCGGCGATGCTCTATGGCTTCGCCGCTCCATACTTTCAAGGCACAAAACGCCTGGTAAATGCGGAAGAAGCGCGTCATTATCGTTCTCTCTTGAATCAGCGACTCCTGGAGGGAATGAAGCGCGGACTCGGGAGGACATACTGATGTGCGGAATCTGCGGAACGATGGAGATGTCTGGAAGACCCGTCCTCAAAAAGGACATTTCTGCCATGATGTCGGCCCTTGCGCATCGCGGACCGGATGGCGCAGGCAGCTATGTACAGGGAGAAGTAGGACTCGGTCATCGCCGTTTAAGCATCATCGATTTGAATGGAGGATCTCAGCCCATCTCAAATGAAGATGGGACCCTGCACATTATCTTCAATGGAGAAATTTATAACTACATCGAACTGAGAGAGGAACTTCTGACTTATGGTCATGTGTTCATTACTCAGTCGGATACAGAAGTGATCGTTCATGCATACGAACAGTGGGGCCCGGATTGCGTGACGCGCCTGAACGGCATTTTTGCTTTTGCAATCTGGGACCAGCGGGATCGCGAACTATTTCTGGCGCGCGATCATCTGGGCGTAAAACCACTCTACTTTACCCAGCGGGGCTCTCGCTTTTCTTTTGCCTCCGAGATCAAGGCCTTGCTTGTGGATTGCGATTGCGAGCGCGACGTGGACCTGACGGCACTGGCACAGCTTTTTACGCTGCGTTATGTTCCATCTCCCAGAACGCTGTTTCATGGCATCAGCAAATTGCCTCCTGCCTGCTGGATGCGCGTTTCTCATCTTGGCATTGAGCAGAAACATTACTGGAAGCCTGTTCCTGTAGTAAACCATGGGGCTTCCCCTGATACGTTGCTGGAACAATACCAGTCACTGGTTGAAAGCGCTGTGCGTCTGCAAATGCGTAGCGATGTTCCGGTTGGATTATTTTTAAGTTCCGGAGTGGATTCAAGCGCATTGCTCTCGCTGATGCATCAGCTCACCAATCATCCCGTGAAGACCTTCACCATCGGATTTGAGGAGGGCGAAAGCACCAATGAGACAAGCGAGGCCAGAGAAGTAGCCAGAATGTTTGGCGCTACGCACTCGGAAATGATGGTAAGTGCGCGCGATTACGAAGACTACTACGAACGTTATTTATGGGACATTGAGGAGCCAGTTGGAAATGAAAGCGCCGCTGCATTTTATTTTGTCAGCCTGATTGCAGGCCGCTCGGTCAAAGTAGCACTCACGGGCCAGGGAGCAGATGAGCCTTGGGGTGGTTATCACCGCTATATTGGTGTGCAGCTCTCAAAAACATACAGCCATCTGCCGCAAAACATTACGAACGGGATTGTCCGACCACTCGTCCTGTCTTTCGTCAGACAGGAAAGACTGCGTCGTGGAGTCATTTCCCTAACTGAGCCCGACATCTTAAAGCGCTTTACAAATATCTACTCTTTCTACGATTCGCACATGAAGGAGCATCTCTTTCAGCCTTGGCTGCGCGAAGCGATTGGGACCGACGGGGCACAGGCGCTGGGACCACTCGGGCTGCTACAAAAACAAGTTGCCCATCTCGATCCTGTTGCGCAGATGATGTATATCGATACCCGCACCAATCTGCCTGATGACCTTCTTATGGTTGGTGACAAAACGTCTATGGCCAATTCGCTTGAAGCACGAGTGCCTTTTTTGGATCCGCGCATCATTGAGTTCGTAGAATCACTGCCGCACAACCTGAAGCTACGTCGTTTTGAACGCAAATACCTCCATAAAAGAGCGATGGAAAAGTATCTTCCCCGCGAAATTGTGTACCGCAAAAAAAAGGGTTTTGCCAATCCTGTGGATAAATGGCTTCGTCACAGTCTTAAAAAATATATCGGAGACTGTCTGCTGTCTGAGACATCTTCCATCAATCAATACTTCAACCGCTCTTATGTAAAACAGCTAATTGCAGATCATGAAGCTGGCCGCCGTGAGCATCTGCGTCACATTTATCTTTTGATCTCCTTTGAGCTTTGGCATCGCACCTTTATGCGCACCGCCGCTCCAGTCTGTAGCGAGGCAGCATCATGAGATCAGGCATGGATTTATCGATCATTATCGTTAATTGGAAATCATCTGCTTTCGTCCGAAAGTGCATCCAGAGCATCTATGCCGATTCCGCTTGTCTGCGTTGCGAAATCCTTGTGGTGGATAATGCTTCCGGAGATGACTGCGGAAAAATGCTGGCTTCGGAATTTCCCGATGTGGTCTTTATTCCAAGCCGAAAAAATCTGGGCTTTGCAGGGGCCAACAATCTTGCTTTTGAGCGGTCCATCGCCAGAAATGTGCTTTTCCTCAACCCTGACACTGAACTCCTTCCCGGTGCAATACAGGAAATGCTAAAAGCACTCTATTCCGCTCCCGAGGTTGCTTTAGTTGGTGCGCAACTGCTGAACACAGACCTTAGCCTGCAAGACAGTTGTATTCAGCGCTTTCCTACGATACTGAACCAGTTGTTCGACTTTGATTACTTGCGAAAACGGTGCCCTCCATCTGACTTTTTTGCCACGCGCCCATTTCACGATCCACAGGCCGTGGTTACAGAGGTCGATTGCGTCTCTGGAGCGTGCATGCTGGTCAAGCGAGATATCTTCTCCGCAGTTGGCATGTTCAGCAACCGTTATTTCATGTACACAGAAGATGTAGATCTTTGTTACAAGATCAGGCTCGCCGGGAACAAAGTGTGCTATGCCTCGCTTGCCCGCGTGATACACCACGGAGGCCGTAGCAGCGCCCTCGAACCGCAAAGCCACTTTGCCACCATCGTCATGCGCGAGTCGCGCTGGCGGTTCATGACAGCATGGTACGGCGGCTCGTATGCGATGGCCTATCGCCTCACAACTGCTCTGAGTGCTATTGCAAGAATCCTGATGCTTGGCACGGCTATCGCTGTTGCCAGGAACACTGAGCGCCGCTCGCGCTTATTCGCCGCTGCCGGTAAATGGTTCAAGGTCCTGCGCTGGTCTCTTGGTATGGAAGCTTGGGCAGGGCAACTGGAAGCAAAGGTGCAAAACATATGAACCCGAACCAGTTTGCATGGGTCACAGATAACATGACTTTCGTCAGCCCTCTGGGACTTGGCTTTACGCTGGTGCTATGTCTTGCCCTGCTATTTCTTCCTCGCCGCTATGCCATCGTGCCAGTGCTGGCACTTACCTGTTTTATGACGATGGGGCAACGGGTCGTTCTGGGTGGCTTGAATTTCACCATGATCCGTATCCTGCTCCTTTTTGGTTGGGCGCGCCTTGCCTTTCATGGAGAGTTTCGCAGGCTGAAATGGAATGCGATTGACATTTGCCTGATTGCCTGGGCAATCTCCGGCTTTGTTGCCCATACGATTCTGGAGCCAAGTGACGCGGCATACAGACTTGGCGTGGCCTACAACTGCGTGGGCACATATTTTCTTTTGCGCTTTCTTCTGCGCGAGCGTCATGACGTCATCCATGTTATGCGCATGCTCGCCTGGTTTGTCGTCCCTTTGTCCATCCTGATGCTGTGGGAACACTTGAGTGGGCACAATCTCTTTGCCTTTCTTGGTGGAGTTCCTGCTATCAGTGAAATCCGTGAAGGCAGAATTCGCTCTCAGGGACCATTTGGACATTCCATTCTGGGGGGAACCTTTGGCGCTACCGTCTTTCCCTTCTTCTATGCTCTGCATTTTCGCAGCGGTACAGATCGAATCCTTGGCTATGCGGGCATGATGGCTTCTCTCATCATTGTTTTCAGTTCTGGATCCAGCGGTCCTGCCTTTGCATGGATCTTCAGTGTCCTCGCATTTTGCCTGTGGCCCCTGCGGCAGCATATGCGCGCACTGCGCTGGGGACTGCTGGGATTGACCGTTCTCCTCCACCTTGTGATGAAAGCACCCGTGTGGTTTCTGATTGGGCGTATTACTGTCTTTCAGGCGTCCACCGGATTCCATCGCGCAATGTTAATTGATGCGGCCATTCATAATTTTTCCGAGTGGTGGCTTGTCGGTACTCCTTCAACCGCGCATTGGGGCTACGAGTTGATGGATGTAACAAACTACTACATTCGGCAGGGCGTTGAAGGCGGATTTCTTACGCTGGTCCTGTTTCTGGCTGTTGTTTCCTATGCTTTTGGAGCAGTGGGACGTGCGCGGAAAGCCGCATCTCGGCAGCCCAAATGGGAACAAATGATGATCTGGTCTCTTGGCGCCGCTTTGCTCGCACACGCAGTATCTTTTATTTCTGTCTCCTATTTCGATCAAAACTTTGTTTCCTGGTATCTGTTGCTCGCCATGATTTCTCATGTATCCACAATGAAACCGTCAGAGCAGTTCCTCTCCGTACCGGTGAGAATTCGTCGCTCCTGGCGCGATCTGCAATGGGAAGGAGTTGCTCAATGATTGCCCATACCCTGATGACCGTGCCTGCACGTGCATTCCATGCTGTTCTCAAACGGTGGGGCGCGTCCGCAACGAAGCAGAAGATCTGGAATGCCGAATATCAATCCGGGAAATGGACAGCCATTGATCCGCAGGAAACAGAAGCCGTACCCCGAGATCTGATTTATCCCGTACTGGAGAAGTGGGGAGCAAAAGGTGACATCCTCGACCTGGGATGCGGCACAGGATCTACTGCGGTACAAATTGCGGACGTCTACCGCTCCTATCTGGGAATCGACATTTCACCGGTGGCAATTGAACGGGCAGAGAAAAACCTCGATCCAATAGTCGCAAAGAGGGATAAAACAGAGTTTGCCGTGGCGCCAATTGAATCATTCACTACACAGCGCCGATTTCACATCGTGCTGTATCGTGAATGTCTTTACTATTTTTCTCTTGGCCAAATTAAAACCATCCTGAACCGTCATGCGCTCTTTCTCCGGCCTGATGGAGTTTTTGTTGTTCGCCTATACGATCGCAACCGCTACGAAAAGATTGTGGATCACATTTTCGAGACTTATGAAGTAAAAGAAACTGTTGCTCCTGCTGACAACCCGACCATCATCCTTATCTTCAAACCACGAAATTTACCTTCCCGTTCAGAGGCCACCAAATGAAAGTCTGCATGATTACATATTCGTTTTATGAAGCAGACAACCGCGTCATGCGCTACGCAGAAACGCTGGCCGCACGTGGAGATACGGTCGACGTAATCTCCCTGCGTGTCCCCCAGCAAGAAAAAACAACCTGCTTGAATGGCGTGAATGTGTATCGTCTGCAAGAGCGCATCCGCAACGAGCGCGGAAAACTGTCTTATCTGATTCGCATCCTGCAATTCTTCTTACGGGCTGTGGCATGGTTGACATTTCGAAACCTGAAATACAGGTATGATGTTGTCCACGTTCATTCCGTTCCGGATTTTCTAGTGTTTGCCGCAGTGGTGCCGCGAATCACAGGAGCCAGGATTGTCCTCGATATTCACGATATCCTGCCTGAGCTTTATGCAAGCAAATTCAAACTCTCGGACAAAAGCCTCCTATTTCGTGTGCTGTTATGGATTGAACGTATTTCAACGGCATTCGCCGATCAGGTCATTATCGCAAACCATTTATGGCGCGAGCGCATCGTTGCGCGGTCTGTATCGGCACATAAGTGCACAGCATTGATGAATTATCCAGATCCGTCCATCTTTTTTCCACGAGAACGTACCCGCAATGATGGAAAGTTCCTGATTCTTTACCCGGGAACATTGCAAATCCATCAAGGCGTGGACCTGATGATTCGTGCGCTGTATCTCATTCAAGATGATTTACCGTCTGCTGAGCTCCATATCTATGGAGAAGGCGATGCCAAGCGGTCGCAGCAAGACCTTGTGTCGACTCTTGGGCTTCAGGGCCGAGTCATCTTTCACGCCGCCCGCCCTATTCGAGAAATTGCTGAGATCATGGCTGAAGCAGACCTGGGGATCGTTGCCAAACGGCAGGACTCCTTTGGCAATGAGGCGCAGAGCACGAAGATTCTTGAGTTTATGTCCGTTGGAATCCCCATGATTGTCGCAGAAACAAAAATTGACCGCTGCTATTACGACGACTCTCTCGTGGAATTCTTTAAAAGTGGTGACGAGCATGATCTGGCACGTGCCATTCTCCGCATGGCGACTGATCCAGAACTGCGCAATACTCGCGTTAGGAATGCTTTACAGTTTGCGTCGGAAAATTCCTGGGCACATGCAAAGCATACATACCTGGACATGCTTGACAATCTCGTCTGCAAAACACCGCCACAGAAGATTTTGCCGCAAGCAGCTCCCCAATCATGAGGCTGGAAATGAACCCTTCGATTTCGACCATTTCGCAAGACCTGCCCCTAGAGACGCAAGAGAGTCCGAACGTGTTAGCTCCGGAAACCATGGACGATCCACTGTATCTCTTTGAGAGAGTCGTTTCAAAGCTGTATACCTTGTGGGCCAGGACCACTTATCCTTTTGCCTCAATCGGGCACGATGTGGCATTTCATTACTCCGTAGATGTTCGTCGCAGCAAAGCGAATCGTATCGCGATTGGAAATGGCGTTTATCTCGGCAAGGACGTCTGGTTAAATGTGACTTTGACCAATAACAGCGATGACCATGTCATCGCGCTGGGAGACCGCTGTGTCCTCGGGCGGCGTACGATGCTTTCGGCCAAAAATCAGATTCTTCTGGAAAACGATGTCACGACCGGCCCAGGAGTACTGATTATGGACCACAATCATGCCTATGAGGACATTACCAGGCCGGTTGAGCAACAGGGCGTTACCGAAGGTGGGACCGTCCGGATTGGCGAAGGCTCATTTCTCGGCTTTGGCTGCGCGATTGTGTGTTCGAAAGGCGATTTGACCCTTGGCAAACACTGCGTTGTAGCAGCCAATTCAGTAGTCACGCGGAGCTTCCCTGATTACTGTGTAATTAGCGGGAACCCAGCACGGGTCATCAGTCAATTTGACCATGACAAAAAGATGTGGGTGCTGGGAGGAATCGCCAGATAAGCCGGCGTGGCTTTACTTGTTCGGGGCCTCAAACGCTCCGATGGTCCAGGGCCCGTCCTGCGGACGCGGTGCTCCTGTAAAGTCTGCGGTGAAATAAGCACTTAAATTGACGCCATGGCCTATTAAAGAAGATCCGGGCCGAGGAACAAACTCCTGATTTATCTTCGGGTCCCCTGTAATTTTGTGCGGATCATTTCCTGGTACTGTATGCCAATACGCGTTGTAATCCACCATGCCATAAGAGGAACCGTCATTTTCTGCCAACGGCACACCAACCCCATCAAAAAGATTGTTTTCTACGTCGATATATCGGGATGAAGTCGACCTGTCTCCAAACGTACTTCCTTCAAGATGAATTGCATTTCCAGGGCACGCAAACACGTTATTGAAAATACGCACATGCTCTGCAAACTTGAGGGCGATGGCTCCATTTGTAAATCCAGATCGAGTTGAAACAATGTTGTTAAAGATGAAGGCCGGGCAATCATTTTCGGGTCCCCGGCATTCCAGGTAAATTGCGCCCGTTGTATTATCTCCCCAGTCTCCCGTAATGCGATTGTTGTAGATTTTCAGCTCTACAAAACGTGTGTTACTGCTTGTCGTCCAAATATGAAAAGGATCATTGTGAAAATGTCCGTCGCCGGTGGAAATGTGCCCCGACCAGACATATCCATCCGAAAGATTGTTGCCATAAAACTGCAAGCGCACGTCGCCCCCGCCCCCGAAAGCAAAACCCCAGGACACGCGGCTCATAGAATTATTGCGGATAATTAGAGTGCCTCCCAGCGTGCTATCGGTATTCCACTGCACACCACAGTTCGCGTCTTCGATGACGTTATTTTCAAAAACATTGGTTCCGGTCATGGAACTGCCCCACGTCCCACACCCATATTTGTTTGCATCCTGTGAGTTAGGGACCCGCCGATACATGCCTCGGATAGTCAGATTACGAACTACAATATCGCCTGCGTGGTCTGTATGGATTCCGGAAATGTCCTCGCTATGTTGGTAGCTACCAGGAGTTCCATTGCTCGTAGCTTCGATGGTGCCATTTTCTCCGCCATCCACAATATAGAAGTGTCTTCCTTCAAGGTTGATTCCTGCTCCGAAATGCCTGGCTTCTATCCAGAACGTTGGAGCAGAGATCTTCGCATTCTTTTCAAAGATGATGCGTATGGGGTCGTCAGGGGAGCCATCACCTTTTGGTTCCAGCATCGAGGTAATGACATCGCAAATGTGGATTTTATCTCCGCCAACAAGCGTGGTTGACTCTTGATTCAGCCACATGACTGGTTGTGCGTTTGCACAAGATGATCCGTCCTGCAATCCGCTCCCGGATTGGGAGAGATAGACCTCTTTTGCTTCTGCGGGGCAGACTACGGAAAATACCAGCAGAACAACAAAAATATGCATCAGGCGGGACACGATCATTCCTGCGCTTCCGCACTTGCATAAGCATAATAGGAAGCATCCTGAAGCACATCTGCAGACTGGTTCAGAACAACACCGAGCAGGCTCTTCTTTTTGAACTCCAGGCTCGCGATTTTTGCCTGACGAATAGGCGTGGCCCCTGATTTCACTACAAAAAGCACGCCATCACAAAGATCTGCCAGCACACTTGCATCGGAAAATAAGGCGGCTGGTGGGGTGTCCACAATGATCCAGTCAAAGCGCGCACGCAGCTGCTCAAGAAGCCTCCCCATGCGCGAGCTGGAGATCAATTCGCCCGGCTGCTGGATCCGGGTTCCGCAAGGAATGAAAAAGAAGTTCTCAGGACCGCCGGACTGCAGAATCTCTTCGTGAGAAACTTCACCGTTGAGATATTCAGAAAGTCCCGGAGTATGCGGAGCACCAAAAAACGATGCCAAAGTCCCTCTGCGAAGGTCGCAGTCGACAAGCACAACACGACGCTCACGCTGCAAGGCAAAGACATGGGCCAGATTTGCGGCCGTGAAACTCTTTCCTTCTCCGGCCATCGCACTGGAGATGAGCAGCGCCGACAGTCTGCGCTGCTCTCGTAGCTGATATAAACGCGAGCGGAGCGTTCGTAATTGTTCCTTCCCAAGGGAATCCGCAGTGTCAAAAAACGGCATCTTTGCCTTATCAGGTGACCACACATGCTGCACAGGAACTGCAAGTGCAGCCGGTGGTTCTACAGGTTCTTCGGCCCGGCGAGGACCGACCATCTCTTCCAGCATCGATATGCCTGTTCGCCCACTGCTCTGCTTTTCCTTCTGCGCCTTCTGTAGTGCTTCATATATCCGGCTCATTTCAGATCCTCTTCCCTCTCATACACTGGCCAGGTTCTGGGCAGCATAGTGATACTCCCGTGCAATGACTTCGATTGTTTCCGG from Pseudacidobacterium ailaaui includes these protein-coding regions:
- a CDS encoding polysaccharide deacetylase family protein; the protein is MITFDDGFRDFYTSAFPVLKKYGFTATVFLPTAYIANHRQQFLGKECMTWDEVRELHQAGIEFGSHTVSHPFLYDLTDSRLEKEIAESKETIEEELISPVASFSHPYAFPADSTYSARLRALLVKHGYTTGVCTTLGTANSSSDPYFLRRLPINGFDDPVLFQAKLEGAYDWLGILQSMKKSISRKNQHG
- a CDS encoding glycosyltransferase family 2 protein, translating into MDEQFKQYVIISPVKDEERFVRETLESVTQQTVRPARWVIVDDGSTDSTPHIVQEFAARFDWIRLVHTQGGPRQPGSAVIRAFQYGTQFLSDLDYDFIVKLDCDLRLPAYYFELLLLRFALDPALGIASGVYQEKKRGRMQIVPMPKYHAAGASKLLRRKCFEDIGGFIPERGWDTLDEVRAHLHGWKTCHFSDLVMDHLKPEGTGIGWMRTNIMHGEIYYKTGGSLLFFLGKLAARAIHGRPFVFGSAAMLYGFAAPYFQGTKRLVNAEEARHYRSLLNQRLLEGMKRGLGRTY
- the asnB gene encoding asparagine synthase (glutamine-hydrolyzing), whose protein sequence is MCGICGTMEMSGRPVLKKDISAMMSALAHRGPDGAGSYVQGEVGLGHRRLSIIDLNGGSQPISNEDGTLHIIFNGEIYNYIELREELLTYGHVFITQSDTEVIVHAYEQWGPDCVTRLNGIFAFAIWDQRDRELFLARDHLGVKPLYFTQRGSRFSFASEIKALLVDCDCERDVDLTALAQLFTLRYVPSPRTLFHGISKLPPACWMRVSHLGIEQKHYWKPVPVVNHGASPDTLLEQYQSLVESAVRLQMRSDVPVGLFLSSGVDSSALLSLMHQLTNHPVKTFTIGFEEGESTNETSEAREVARMFGATHSEMMVSARDYEDYYERYLWDIEEPVGNESAAAFYFVSLIAGRSVKVALTGQGADEPWGGYHRYIGVQLSKTYSHLPQNITNGIVRPLVLSFVRQERLRRGVISLTEPDILKRFTNIYSFYDSHMKEHLFQPWLREAIGTDGAQALGPLGLLQKQVAHLDPVAQMMYIDTRTNLPDDLLMVGDKTSMANSLEARVPFLDPRIIEFVESLPHNLKLRRFERKYLHKRAMEKYLPREIVYRKKKGFANPVDKWLRHSLKKYIGDCLLSETSSINQYFNRSYVKQLIADHEAGRREHLRHIYLLISFELWHRTFMRTAAPVCSEAAS
- a CDS encoding glycosyltransferase family 2 protein; this translates as MDLSIIIVNWKSSAFVRKCIQSIYADSACLRCEILVVDNASGDDCGKMLASEFPDVVFIPSRKNLGFAGANNLAFERSIARNVLFLNPDTELLPGAIQEMLKALYSAPEVALVGAQLLNTDLSLQDSCIQRFPTILNQLFDFDYLRKRCPPSDFFATRPFHDPQAVVTEVDCVSGACMLVKRDIFSAVGMFSNRYFMYTEDVDLCYKIRLAGNKVCYASLARVIHHGGRSSALEPQSHFATIVMRESRWRFMTAWYGGSYAMAYRLTTALSAIARILMLGTAIAVARNTERRSRLFAAAGKWFKVLRWSLGMEAWAGQLEAKVQNI
- a CDS encoding class I SAM-dependent methyltransferase, with protein sequence MIAHTLMTVPARAFHAVLKRWGASATKQKIWNAEYQSGKWTAIDPQETEAVPRDLIYPVLEKWGAKGDILDLGCGTGSTAVQIADVYRSYLGIDISPVAIERAEKNLDPIVAKRDKTEFAVAPIESFTTQRRFHIVLYRECLYYFSLGQIKTILNRHALFLRPDGVFVVRLYDRNRYEKIVDHIFETYEVKETVAPADNPTIILIFKPRNLPSRSEATK
- a CDS encoding glycosyltransferase family 4 protein, whose product is MKVCMITYSFYEADNRVMRYAETLAARGDTVDVISLRVPQQEKTTCLNGVNVYRLQERIRNERGKLSYLIRILQFFLRAVAWLTFRNLKYRYDVVHVHSVPDFLVFAAVVPRITGARIVLDIHDILPELYASKFKLSDKSLLFRVLLWIERISTAFADQVIIANHLWRERIVARSVSAHKCTALMNYPDPSIFFPRERTRNDGKFLILYPGTLQIHQGVDLMIRALYLIQDDLPSAELHIYGEGDAKRSQQDLVSTLGLQGRVIFHAARPIREIAEIMAEADLGIVAKRQDSFGNEAQSTKILEFMSVGIPMIVAETKIDRCYYDDSLVEFFKSGDEHDLARAILRMATDPELRNTRVRNALQFASENSWAHAKHTYLDMLDNLVCKTPPQKILPQAAPQS
- a CDS encoding acyltransferase — protein: MDDPLYLFERVVSKLYTLWARTTYPFASIGHDVAFHYSVDVRRSKANRIAIGNGVYLGKDVWLNVTLTNNSDDHVIALGDRCVLGRRTMLSAKNQILLENDVTTGPGVLIMDHNHAYEDITRPVEQQGVTEGGTVRIGEGSFLGFGCAIVCSKGDLTLGKHCVVAANSVVTRSFPDYCVISGNPARVISQFDHDKKMWVLGGIAR
- a CDS encoding CpsD/CapB family tyrosine-protein kinase, encoding MSRIYEALQKAQKEKQSSGRTGISMLEEMVGPRRAEEPVEPPAALAVPVQHVWSPDKAKMPFFDTADSLGKEQLRTLRSRLYQLREQRRLSALLISSAMAGEGKSFTAANLAHVFALQRERRVVLVDCDLRRGTLASFFGAPHTPGLSEYLNGEVSHEEILQSGGPENFFFIPCGTRIQQPGELISSSRMGRLLEQLRARFDWIIVDTPPAALFSDASVLADLCDGVLFVVKSGATPIRQAKIASLEFKKKSLLGVVLNQSADVLQDASYYAYASAEAQE